Sequence from the Curtobacterium sp. MCLR17_007 genome:
TCCGAATCCTTCTTCGCCTCACTCATCCGCCGCTCACTCGGTGAGCTGCTCTGACTCACTGCGCCTGCACCCCGACGGGTGGTGGACCCGGTGAGCCCCATCGACATCGTCATGCTCGTCGGTGGCATCCTCCTGACCCTCGGCACCGGCGTGTTCGTCGCGTCCGAGTTCTCGCTCGTCAACCTCGACCGCGCCGACGTCGAGGCACGCCGCGACCGTGGTGAGGCCGGTCTCGCGCCGGTCATCAGCGCGCTCAAGGTCACCTCGACGCACCTGTCGAGCGCCCAGCTCGGCATCACGCTCACGACGCTGCTGACCGGCTACCTGCTCGAACCGTCGATCGCGACGCTGCTCGAGGCACCGTTCCTGGCGCTCGACCTCCCCGAGGCCGTCGTCGAGACGGTCGGCTCGATCGTGGCGCTGGTCATCGCGACCCTGCTGTCGATGATCCTCGGCGAGCTGGTGCCGAAGAACTTCGCGCTCGCGCTGCCCCTGCAGACCGCCCGGCTCGTCGTGCCGCTGCAGATCGCGTTCACGACGGTCTTCAAGCCCGCGGTCGCGGTGCTCAACGGCACCGCCAACGGCGTGCTGCGCAGCATCGGCATCGAACCGCAAGAAGAACTGAGCGGTGCACGCAGCGCCGAGGAGCTCACCTCGCTGCTCCGACGCTCGGCGTCCGAGGGCTCGCTCGAACAGGACACCGCGACGCTCCTGCAGCGCACGCTGTCCTTCTCCGAGCTCGACGCGAGCGACGTGATGACCCCGCGGCCGCGGCTGTCGACGATCCGCGTGTCCGAGTCGGCCGAGGACGTCATCGCCCTGGCCCGACGCACCGGCTTCAGCCGCTTCCCCGTCATCGAGGAGGACGCGGACGACGTCGTCGGCATCGTGCACGTCAAGCAGGCCGTCGCCGTCCCCCGCGAGAAGCGGCCCGAGGTGCCCGTCGGTGCGCTGATGACCGACGCCGAGCGTGTCCCCGAGACCATGCCCGGCGACACCCTGCTCACCGAGGTCCGCGGCCGCGGTTACCAGATGGTCATCGTGGTCGACGAGTACGGCGGCACCGCCGGTGTCGTGACGCTCGAGGACCTGATCGAGGAGATCGTCGGCGAGGTCTCCGACGAGCACGACCGCGCTCGCATCGACGTGGTCCGCTCCCGCAACTGGCTGACGTTCCCCGGGCTGCTCCGTCCCGACGAGCTCGAGGACCGCGCCGGGGTGACCGTTCCCGAGGACGGACCCTACGAGACCGTCGGCGGGTTCATCATGTCGACCCTCGGCCGGCTGCCGGTCGTCGGTGACGAGGTCCCGCTCGAGGACGGCGTCTTCCGCGTCGAACGCCTGGACGGCCGCCGCGTCGACCGCATCCGCTGGACCCCGACCCCGACCGACACCCCCGCGGACGGCATCGCCATCCCGGACACGAAGCACCACACCAAGAAGAAGGAGGCCGCCCGATGAGTTCGGATTGGTGGGGGATCTTCTGGCTGTTCGTGCTGCTGGCGGGCAACGCCTTCTTCGTCGCGGCCGAGTTCGCGGTCATCTCCGCGCGTCGCTCGCAGATCGAGCCACGCGCCGA
This genomic interval carries:
- a CDS encoding hemolysin family protein — encoded protein: MLVGGILLTLGTGVFVASEFSLVNLDRADVEARRDRGEAGLAPVISALKVTSTHLSSAQLGITLTTLLTGYLLEPSIATLLEAPFLALDLPEAVVETVGSIVALVIATLLSMILGELVPKNFALALPLQTARLVVPLQIAFTTVFKPAVAVLNGTANGVLRSIGIEPQEELSGARSAEELTSLLRRSASEGSLEQDTATLLQRTLSFSELDASDVMTPRPRLSTIRVSESAEDVIALARRTGFSRFPVIEEDADDVVGIVHVKQAVAVPREKRPEVPVGALMTDAERVPETMPGDTLLTEVRGRGYQMVIVVDEYGGTAGVVTLEDLIEEIVGEVSDEHDRARIDVVRSRNWLTFPGLLRPDELEDRAGVTVPEDGPYETVGGFIMSTLGRLPVVGDEVPLEDGVFRVERLDGRRVDRIRWTPTPTDTPADGIAIPDTKHHTKKKEAAR